The proteins below are encoded in one region of Rhododendron vialii isolate Sample 1 chromosome 7a, ASM3025357v1:
- the LOC131332293 gene encoding putative protease Do-like 14 isoform X3, translating to MVIVEDHHQIPSAARVAKTLQKRRRLAGCQRVGFGFPRRPKSQVISTEIKGAILEASAAVVAIITYAGGELMTTGSGTIIGCEDVNGTYISTILTSATLLRSSWESNAIEDDIKVKVYLGDDKFFEGYVSSHDFHFNIATINVTSDVALPTANLGPLDDNISMFPSETTSLQSQRHLDSFKIRPGDVVVALGRFNGAPRLCTDSCRFDCRELFRASCIILQTGIGGPLINRHGEVIGVNFYGDNYTPFLPINIVSKCLEQFKKNRQSRRPWIGMALSNLYAAPLGKLEKVISKFSISEGVLVDEVIKGSPAEQAGIRRGDVIVQCGKKFVHGFLEFYDVMWKKVGKSMEVVVMRESSAAHLNLKVFVDQTSPDELNRWPVPKINWVKVRTLD from the exons atggtaatCGTTGAAGACCACCATCAAATCCCATCTGCTGCACGAGTTGCTAAG ACTCTCCAAAAGAGGAGGCGGCTTGCTGGTTGTCAGCGAGTAGGATTCGGTTTCCCGAGACGCCCTAAATCTCAAG TTATTTCTACTGAAATCAAAGGAGCTATTTTGGAAGCGTCTGCTGCTGTTGTCGCTATAATAACATATGCAG GTGGGGAGTTGATGACTACGGGCTCTGGGACTATTATCGGATGTGAGGATGTTAATGGAACGTACATCAGTACGATTTTGACTTCTGCTACCCTCCTTAGATCATCTTGGGAATCAAATGCCATAGAAGATGACATTAAG GTTAAGGTGTATCTAGGAGATGATAAATTTTTTGAGGGATATGTGTCCTCTCATGATTTTCATTTCAACATTGCTACTATCAATGTCACATCTGATGTAGCATTGCCTACCGCCAATCTTGGACCTTTGGATGACAACATCTCAATGTTCCCGAGTGAGACCACATCGTTGCAGAGTCAGCGTCACTTGGATTCATTTAAAATTCGTCCTGGAGACGTGGTTGTAGCCCTTGGCCGCTTTAATGGTGCACCCCGGCTATG TACTGATTCTTGCAGGTTTGACTGTAGAGAGCTTTTCAGGGCGAGTTGCATTATTTTACAA ACTGGTATCGGGGGACCCCTTATCAATCGTCATGGAGAAGTCATTGGAGTCAATTTTTATGGTGATAACTATACCCCTTTTCTGCCAATCAACATAGTTTCCAAATGCTTGgagcaatttaaaaaaaatcg GCAATCCCGTCGACCTTGGATTGGCATGGCACTAAGTAATCTCTATGCGGCCCCCCTAGGCAAGTTGGAAAAAGTTATCTCAAAGTTCAGTATCTCAGAAGGTGTACTTGTTGATGAG GTTATAAAAGGGTCCCCTGCTGAACAAGCTGGAATACGCCGGGGTGATGTTATTGTTCAATGTGGAAAAAAGTTTGTTCATGGGTTTTTGGAG TTCTATGATGTAATGTGGAAAAAGGTTGGGAAGTCTATGGAGGTGGTTGTGATGAGAGAATCAAGTGCTGCTCATTTGAATCTGAAAGTTTTCGTTGATCAGACTAGCCCCGATGAACTAAATAG ATGGCCTGTCCCCAAGATAAATTGGGTTAAGGTTAGAACGCTAGATTAA
- the LOC131332293 gene encoding putative protease Do-like 14 isoform X5 translates to MVIVEDHHQIPSAARVAKTLQKRRRLAGCQRVGFGFPRRPKSQVISTEIKGAILEASAAVVAIITYAGGELMTTGSGTIIGCEDVNGTYISTILTSATLLRSSWESNAIEDDIKVKVYLGDDKFFEGYVSSHDFHFNIATINVTSDVALPTANLGPLDDNISMFPSETTSLQSQRHLDSFKIRPGDVVVALGRFNGAPRLWYARGEFSTDSCRFDCRELFRASCIILQTGIGGPLINRHGEVIGVNFYGDNYTPFLPINIVSKCLEQFKKNRQSRRPWIGMALSNLYAAPLGKLEKVISKFSISEGVLVDEFLEHPYQ, encoded by the exons atggtaatCGTTGAAGACCACCATCAAATCCCATCTGCTGCACGAGTTGCTAAG ACTCTCCAAAAGAGGAGGCGGCTTGCTGGTTGTCAGCGAGTAGGATTCGGTTTCCCGAGACGCCCTAAATCTCAAG TTATTTCTACTGAAATCAAAGGAGCTATTTTGGAAGCGTCTGCTGCTGTTGTCGCTATAATAACATATGCAG GTGGGGAGTTGATGACTACGGGCTCTGGGACTATTATCGGATGTGAGGATGTTAATGGAACGTACATCAGTACGATTTTGACTTCTGCTACCCTCCTTAGATCATCTTGGGAATCAAATGCCATAGAAGATGACATTAAG GTTAAGGTGTATCTAGGAGATGATAAATTTTTTGAGGGATATGTGTCCTCTCATGATTTTCATTTCAACATTGCTACTATCAATGTCACATCTGATGTAGCATTGCCTACCGCCAATCTTGGACCTTTGGATGACAACATCTCAATGTTCCCGAGTGAGACCACATCGTTGCAGAGTCAGCGTCACTTGGATTCATTTAAAATTCGTCCTGGAGACGTGGTTGTAGCCCTTGGCCGCTTTAATGGTGCACCCCGGCTATGGTATGCTCGTGGCGAATTCAG TACTGATTCTTGCAGGTTTGACTGTAGAGAGCTTTTCAGGGCGAGTTGCATTATTTTACAA ACTGGTATCGGGGGACCCCTTATCAATCGTCATGGAGAAGTCATTGGAGTCAATTTTTATGGTGATAACTATACCCCTTTTCTGCCAATCAACATAGTTTCCAAATGCTTGgagcaatttaaaaaaaatcg GCAATCCCGTCGACCTTGGATTGGCATGGCACTAAGTAATCTCTATGCGGCCCCCCTAGGCAAGTTGGAAAAAGTTATCTCAAAGTTCAGTATCTCAGAAGGTGTACTTGTTGATGAG TTTTTGGAGCATCCCTACCAGTAA
- the LOC131332293 gene encoding putative protease Do-like 14 isoform X2: MVIVEDHHQIPSAARVAKTLQKRRRLAGCQRVGFGFPRRPKSQVISTEIKGAILEASAAVVAIITYAGGELMTTGSGTIIGCEDVNGTYISTILTSATLLRSSWESNAIEDDIKVKVYLGDDKFFEGYVSSHDFHFNIATINVTSDVALPTANLGPLDDNISMFPSETTSLQSQRHLDSFKIRPGDVVVALGRFNGAPRLWYARGEFSTDSCRFDCRELFRASCIILQTGIGGPLINRHGEVIGVNFYGDNYTPFLPINIVSKCLEQFKKNRQSRRPWIGMALSNLYAAPLGKLEKVISKFSISEGVLVDEVIKGSPAEQAGIRRGDVIVQCGKKFVHGFLEFYDVMWKKVGKSMEVVVMRESSAAHLNLKVFVDQTSPDELNSFWSIPTSKNG, translated from the exons atggtaatCGTTGAAGACCACCATCAAATCCCATCTGCTGCACGAGTTGCTAAG ACTCTCCAAAAGAGGAGGCGGCTTGCTGGTTGTCAGCGAGTAGGATTCGGTTTCCCGAGACGCCCTAAATCTCAAG TTATTTCTACTGAAATCAAAGGAGCTATTTTGGAAGCGTCTGCTGCTGTTGTCGCTATAATAACATATGCAG GTGGGGAGTTGATGACTACGGGCTCTGGGACTATTATCGGATGTGAGGATGTTAATGGAACGTACATCAGTACGATTTTGACTTCTGCTACCCTCCTTAGATCATCTTGGGAATCAAATGCCATAGAAGATGACATTAAG GTTAAGGTGTATCTAGGAGATGATAAATTTTTTGAGGGATATGTGTCCTCTCATGATTTTCATTTCAACATTGCTACTATCAATGTCACATCTGATGTAGCATTGCCTACCGCCAATCTTGGACCTTTGGATGACAACATCTCAATGTTCCCGAGTGAGACCACATCGTTGCAGAGTCAGCGTCACTTGGATTCATTTAAAATTCGTCCTGGAGACGTGGTTGTAGCCCTTGGCCGCTTTAATGGTGCACCCCGGCTATGGTATGCTCGTGGCGAATTCAG TACTGATTCTTGCAGGTTTGACTGTAGAGAGCTTTTCAGGGCGAGTTGCATTATTTTACAA ACTGGTATCGGGGGACCCCTTATCAATCGTCATGGAGAAGTCATTGGAGTCAATTTTTATGGTGATAACTATACCCCTTTTCTGCCAATCAACATAGTTTCCAAATGCTTGgagcaatttaaaaaaaatcg GCAATCCCGTCGACCTTGGATTGGCATGGCACTAAGTAATCTCTATGCGGCCCCCCTAGGCAAGTTGGAAAAAGTTATCTCAAAGTTCAGTATCTCAGAAGGTGTACTTGTTGATGAG GTTATAAAAGGGTCCCCTGCTGAACAAGCTGGAATACGCCGGGGTGATGTTATTGTTCAATGTGGAAAAAAGTTTGTTCATGGGTTTTTGGAG TTCTATGATGTAATGTGGAAAAAGGTTGGGAAGTCTATGGAGGTGGTTGTGATGAGAGAATCAAGTGCTGCTCATTTGAATCTGAAAGTTTTCGTTGATCAGACTAGCCCCGATGAACTAAATAG TTTTTGGAGCATCCCTACCAGTAAGAATGGTTAA
- the LOC131332293 gene encoding putative protease Do-like 14 isoform X1: MVIVEDHHQIPSAARVAKTLQKRRRLAGCQRVGFGFPRRPKSQVISTEIKGAILEASAAVVAIITYAGGELMTTGSGTIIGCEDVNGTYISTILTSATLLRSSWESNAIEDDIKVKVYLGDDKFFEGYVSSHDFHFNIATINVTSDVALPTANLGPLDDNISMFPSETTSLQSQRHLDSFKIRPGDVVVALGRFNGAPRLWYARGEFSTDSCRFDCRELFRASCIILQTGIGGPLINRHGEVIGVNFYGDNYTPFLPINIVSKCLEQFKKNRQSRRPWIGMALSNLYAAPLGKLEKVISKFSISEGVLVDEVIKGSPAEQAGIRRGDVIVQCGKKFVHGFLEFYDVMWKKVGKSMEVVVMRESSAAHLNLKVFVDQTSPDELNRWPVPKINWVKVRTLD; this comes from the exons atggtaatCGTTGAAGACCACCATCAAATCCCATCTGCTGCACGAGTTGCTAAG ACTCTCCAAAAGAGGAGGCGGCTTGCTGGTTGTCAGCGAGTAGGATTCGGTTTCCCGAGACGCCCTAAATCTCAAG TTATTTCTACTGAAATCAAAGGAGCTATTTTGGAAGCGTCTGCTGCTGTTGTCGCTATAATAACATATGCAG GTGGGGAGTTGATGACTACGGGCTCTGGGACTATTATCGGATGTGAGGATGTTAATGGAACGTACATCAGTACGATTTTGACTTCTGCTACCCTCCTTAGATCATCTTGGGAATCAAATGCCATAGAAGATGACATTAAG GTTAAGGTGTATCTAGGAGATGATAAATTTTTTGAGGGATATGTGTCCTCTCATGATTTTCATTTCAACATTGCTACTATCAATGTCACATCTGATGTAGCATTGCCTACCGCCAATCTTGGACCTTTGGATGACAACATCTCAATGTTCCCGAGTGAGACCACATCGTTGCAGAGTCAGCGTCACTTGGATTCATTTAAAATTCGTCCTGGAGACGTGGTTGTAGCCCTTGGCCGCTTTAATGGTGCACCCCGGCTATGGTATGCTCGTGGCGAATTCAG TACTGATTCTTGCAGGTTTGACTGTAGAGAGCTTTTCAGGGCGAGTTGCATTATTTTACAA ACTGGTATCGGGGGACCCCTTATCAATCGTCATGGAGAAGTCATTGGAGTCAATTTTTATGGTGATAACTATACCCCTTTTCTGCCAATCAACATAGTTTCCAAATGCTTGgagcaatttaaaaaaaatcg GCAATCCCGTCGACCTTGGATTGGCATGGCACTAAGTAATCTCTATGCGGCCCCCCTAGGCAAGTTGGAAAAAGTTATCTCAAAGTTCAGTATCTCAGAAGGTGTACTTGTTGATGAG GTTATAAAAGGGTCCCCTGCTGAACAAGCTGGAATACGCCGGGGTGATGTTATTGTTCAATGTGGAAAAAAGTTTGTTCATGGGTTTTTGGAG TTCTATGATGTAATGTGGAAAAAGGTTGGGAAGTCTATGGAGGTGGTTGTGATGAGAGAATCAAGTGCTGCTCATTTGAATCTGAAAGTTTTCGTTGATCAGACTAGCCCCGATGAACTAAATAG ATGGCCTGTCCCCAAGATAAATTGGGTTAAGGTTAGAACGCTAGATTAA
- the LOC131332293 gene encoding putative protease Do-like 14 isoform X4, translating into MTTGSGTIIGCEDVNGTYISTILTSATLLRSSWESNAIEDDIKVKVYLGDDKFFEGYVSSHDFHFNIATINVTSDVALPTANLGPLDDNISMFPSETTSLQSQRHLDSFKIRPGDVVVALGRFNGAPRLWYARGEFSTDSCRFDCRELFRASCIILQTGIGGPLINRHGEVIGVNFYGDNYTPFLPINIVSKCLEQFKKNRQSRRPWIGMALSNLYAAPLGKLEKVISKFSISEGVLVDEVIKGSPAEQAGIRRGDVIVQCGKKFVHGFLEFYDVMWKKVGKSMEVVVMRESSAAHLNLKVFVDQTSPDELNRWPVPKINWVKVRTLD; encoded by the exons ATGACTACGGGCTCTGGGACTATTATCGGATGTGAGGATGTTAATGGAACGTACATCAGTACGATTTTGACTTCTGCTACCCTCCTTAGATCATCTTGGGAATCAAATGCCATAGAAGATGACATTAAG GTTAAGGTGTATCTAGGAGATGATAAATTTTTTGAGGGATATGTGTCCTCTCATGATTTTCATTTCAACATTGCTACTATCAATGTCACATCTGATGTAGCATTGCCTACCGCCAATCTTGGACCTTTGGATGACAACATCTCAATGTTCCCGAGTGAGACCACATCGTTGCAGAGTCAGCGTCACTTGGATTCATTTAAAATTCGTCCTGGAGACGTGGTTGTAGCCCTTGGCCGCTTTAATGGTGCACCCCGGCTATGGTATGCTCGTGGCGAATTCAG TACTGATTCTTGCAGGTTTGACTGTAGAGAGCTTTTCAGGGCGAGTTGCATTATTTTACAA ACTGGTATCGGGGGACCCCTTATCAATCGTCATGGAGAAGTCATTGGAGTCAATTTTTATGGTGATAACTATACCCCTTTTCTGCCAATCAACATAGTTTCCAAATGCTTGgagcaatttaaaaaaaatcg GCAATCCCGTCGACCTTGGATTGGCATGGCACTAAGTAATCTCTATGCGGCCCCCCTAGGCAAGTTGGAAAAAGTTATCTCAAAGTTCAGTATCTCAGAAGGTGTACTTGTTGATGAG GTTATAAAAGGGTCCCCTGCTGAACAAGCTGGAATACGCCGGGGTGATGTTATTGTTCAATGTGGAAAAAAGTTTGTTCATGGGTTTTTGGAG TTCTATGATGTAATGTGGAAAAAGGTTGGGAAGTCTATGGAGGTGGTTGTGATGAGAGAATCAAGTGCTGCTCATTTGAATCTGAAAGTTTTCGTTGATCAGACTAGCCCCGATGAACTAAATAG ATGGCCTGTCCCCAAGATAAATTGGGTTAAGGTTAGAACGCTAGATTAA